The following coding sequences lie in one Kitasatospora azatica KCTC 9699 genomic window:
- a CDS encoding glycosyltransferase family 2 protein, translating to MPVLLSIVVPVHGVEQFLPRCLDSILKDQTATDFEVVAVDDLSPDGCGAILDEYAARDPRLRVLHLTENQGLGGARTAALPQVTGEYLWFVDSDDWLPDGALDAVLAEVRKKDVDVLLTGFDHVYPDGSTEPNPWRHLLAGSPLERPEGATLREHPAILQTVLSVWNKVFRRAYLDSLDVAFGRGYYEDISVTYPALLAAPHLRYLDRSCYNYRRGRPGAITATASPKHADAFVQYDAIFAFLDRHPELADLRTLVFDRTVKQALTVYDSPGLVPTELRKEFFRRITAHFAEHRPPGYRYPGGLRGIQYRLAARGARLPYDELRRTGRLSRSLRRPR from the coding sequence GTGCCCGTCCTCCTCAGCATCGTCGTCCCCGTCCACGGGGTGGAGCAGTTCCTCCCCCGCTGCCTGGACTCCATCCTCAAGGACCAGACCGCCACCGACTTCGAGGTCGTCGCGGTGGACGACCTCTCCCCCGACGGCTGCGGCGCGATCCTGGACGAGTACGCCGCCCGCGACCCGCGCCTGCGGGTCCTGCACCTCACCGAGAACCAGGGCCTCGGCGGTGCCCGCACCGCCGCCCTGCCGCAGGTGACGGGCGAGTACCTCTGGTTCGTGGACAGCGACGACTGGCTGCCCGACGGCGCGCTGGACGCGGTGCTCGCCGAGGTCCGCAAGAAGGACGTCGACGTGCTGCTCACCGGCTTCGACCACGTCTACCCCGACGGCAGCACCGAACCCAACCCCTGGCGCCACCTGCTGGCCGGCTCCCCGCTGGAGCGCCCCGAGGGGGCCACCCTGCGCGAGCACCCGGCGATCCTGCAGACCGTGCTGTCGGTGTGGAACAAGGTCTTCCGCCGGGCCTACCTGGACAGCCTGGACGTCGCCTTCGGGCGCGGCTACTACGAGGACATCTCGGTCACCTACCCGGCCCTGCTCGCCGCGCCGCACCTGCGCTACCTGGACCGCTCCTGCTACAACTACCGGCGCGGGCGCCCCGGCGCGATCACCGCCACCGCCTCGCCCAAGCACGCCGACGCCTTCGTCCAGTACGACGCGATCTTCGCCTTCCTGGACCGGCACCCGGAACTGGCCGACCTGCGCACCCTGGTCTTCGACCGGACGGTGAAGCAGGCGCTGACCGTCTACGACTCCCCCGGCCTGGTCCCGACCGAGCTGCGCAAGGAGTTCTTCCGGCGGATCACCGCGCACTTCGCCGAGCACCGGCCGCCCGGCTACCGCTACCCCGGCGGCCTGCGCGGCATCCAGTACCGGCTGGCGGCCCGCGGCGCCCGCCTCCCCTACGACGAGCTGCGCCGCACCGGCCGGCTCTCCCGCTCCCTGCGGCGGCCGCGGTAA